The genomic DNA GCTGCGCTTGACTTTACAGTCTGTGTGTTGGTGATGATGAGTGGGGTGAGTAAATAATAAGACTGGTCTTTCTTCTGTCACTGCAttgcaaaggtgtgtgtgtgtgagagagagaaagagagagagagaaagagagagagagagtcgcTGGCTTTGTGTGGGAGTGCGTGGGGTGTGTTTTGTTGGGTTTATTGGCAGGGCATGAGAAagcacagggagagagaaaggtgactgacccgggcatgggaataTTTTATATGTACGCTTACTTTATCAGCGTGGAATTCAACTTTCGCATTTGAATGAGATTTTGTCCATTTTAGACAATTTGGTGGGCTCATTTCGTTGATTAGAGCAACTGTGGGGAGCGAATTGAGCTATTGgctattttaaaaagaaaaatcgcACCGAAGTCGCCCATACGCGCACTCAGTGCTACAATATTCTCCACCTCTTTTTCCACGAGGCATCTCCTGCGATGGCCTTAGATTTAAGCTGGCATTTGAAAAGCCCTAATGTCTTCTGCATACTGATAGGGGTAAACCGCACCGGCACGCCTCATGAATAATGCAGGAGTAAGAGTCATCGGGAGGTCAGCAGACACGCACTGAACAAGGAGACTGCGCACCAGAGGGGATCAAAACAGCACACGGCCCCCGAGGTGATTGCGTGTTTGCCTGTTAGTATTGACATCCGGGGAAAACGTACTTAACAACTATCTGTTTTTACAGATCTGTTGACCTACTAGTTAGGCAACTGCTGGTCAGCAGGATGCGAGGTCAAAACAGCAGAGGCGTATTTTAAATCAGTTTGCGTCACCAGTTTCATGCACACGATTGCACATGATTCTTATCAATGATTCTTATATGAAGTTATACAACTAGTAGTTCAATGATTATGAAATACCTGTACGAACCTGACTGCGGTGTTTTTACAAGCTCCCTGGCTCATGCTATGTGaaactgcgtcacacatttaaatatgcaGTCTATAGTTAGGCGTTTGttcaagaaaaaataaactcgCTACTGTTTTGTCAAAAGAATACAAGCACACTTAAACAGAATATCTGCCGGAAATATTGTATAGTATATTACCTGTATACATGTCatataaagaaacaaaagaaaaacatataAGGAAGACTAAACAACCAAATCTGTAAGTAGATATAGATAAATTATAGCATTTCCCACGGGATGGAAAAGAAAATGCCATAAACACCGTGATTATGAAGTAATTTACAAATTAAATGctagaaaaaattaaaaaggtcTTTTGAGGATCATTTTTTCGCAGACTGATTTAATGATATAATACTATGGGTGCTCCAGGTTTTATGCTTGTACAAGCATCCATAGCTTAGTCTGTCGAAGTTTTTATTGATAATTATTTATATTGTTCTTGTAAAGCCACCCTTAATAGAGGCGAAAGAGAAAAATGGTTTATAGCTGTGGTCTCGGTTTGCGCCATTTTATTTCCCCGAGAATGCAGCTCTCTCGTGCCACCACCAGAGCCCGCTTCAGACCAAtaggaagagcagcagcccgCGAGACCTGCGCCACTGCTCGACCTTCCCACCAGCACGCGCTGCCCTGATACATGTTTTTTTCCGCCTAAACTGGCGATAACCTCTAACAAGCTCCTGCGTCTGCCTCCCTTTTAAAATATACAAGTGCGTCATAGCTGTCCCCGTCCTTTTCTCCATGATTAATATCCAGAGAGCAGATAAAAAAAGAACCAGGTTGCTCCGTGTAAAGCAGGCTCCGGAGAGCCAAAGGGAGCCAACGAAGCTGCATCTTTATTTGTGGAGGCTAACAgtgaggagctgtgaccagCTAAAGTGTCACTACCATAAACTTGACAGATTTCTGCATTGACAAATGATTAAAACTGGTTCACCGTTGTTGTTTCTTTAACCCTTGTGTTCCTGTCTGAGAAAAGGCAAAGAAACCAGGGTTATATAGGGAAAAGAGTGTCCGAGCTAATAGGCAGCCTGCAGCTGAAAGTTCACCGAGTTGAAGGGTCAGAAGTTCAGTGTCGTGCGTGAGTTCCGCCCTCGCCTTTCCTCACTTCACTCCGCTCCAGACCGATTGCTGTATGTCAAAGgcaaaaagagggaggaagacagaggtGGGGGAGTAAATAGGAGCagaggtagggagggaggggggcatagATGAGAGAAATGATAGCAGGAGGCAAAGGAGAGGTGAAGGCCTGACCTTCCCTTCCCTGCCACGGTAACAAAAAGCAAAGCTCCTCCCGCCGCCGCCATGTACAGAGTGAGGGatgaaggaagaagaaagaggaaaaatggaAGGGTTGAAGGTGAATGTGGGAGGGCGTAAGGTATTTGGTGACATTGAGACTGAGGCCTGTGTGGGGCGCAGGTGTTTGGCAGCTTTGTTCACACTGgcttatgtttttttttgttttaataggatatagaggaagaaaaaacattcatttatacTTGAAATCTCGAATCAAATGAAAAGATTTAGAAGATAGTAGACAAAATAATGGGTTTTTAACAATACACAAAACAGTGTAAAAAAACTTATTTAAGAAATGTGATCCTACATTAGCATAAATAGTTAAACCAACATACATCAATAAACTCAATGGATGTAAACACACTAATGCAAGCATTTTTAAAGGAATCTGTGCAGACATTAGTGGCTCAGAGCCACAACAGGTTGCTATTTATAGGCCTTCTTAAAACAACAAACTTATGACTAACCCCATCAAAAATAAACTCATATCTCGTTCACCATCAGTGAAATAATAGTCCCCTTATCTGATTTTGTCCACTGCAGGAGTAATGGCAAGCGCagtatacatttaaaaaaaataaaaaataaaacaacaataataataataaatgaatccTTAGAGAATTTGTCTGAAAAGCTGATGGGCAAATAACGACGTTAAAGATTTCCTCCAAAGGTTCATTTTCAGTTCACCATATTAATTCAATCTTTGTTGGCGACCTGCAAGTCGTGGCTCCTGGTTTCTAATTGGTCGTGAGTGTTGTAGACGTGCGTGCCCGTTGTAAAACGTCAGGCACGTTCATTTTGTTACGGTCAAGGAAATAAATATCCTCGAACTGTTTCACGTGTTCTGAACTTAATTGTAAGAAAAGAGGGAGCTTTAAGTGTGGACAGATGGCCCAAAAATCGATTAGcaaagacacagacagaaaatcGTGAGCACAAATGCACCTGGTAGGTTTGTGTCTCCCTGTTTGTGATCTCGTGTCGTTTAAACTTGTTGTTTGTGATCTCTACGTGTTAAACGATACGTTCGGTTAAAACACACAGTGATAAAATATTCCCCCTTAAAACGATGGTTCGTGTTAGGGGTTTGCACGTCAGCGCGCACAGCAACGCCATTTGTGTTTatccaacaaaaagaaaaagagaaatgatcctgaaagaaaaggttaaaaatgagAGCAAGCGAGCAAGAGATAGAAGAATCCCCCCTCCTCTGAATTCGACTGACCATTTTTCTTCAAAGTAATGACTCCAACTCAATTTGGGatgacagggagggagagaaagagagagagaggggaggtaAAGCAACAAAAATGACAGAAGGGGGGGAATGGTGAGAGAAGGCAGTGCGGGAGAGGTGGAAATGGCCGAATGAAAGGGTGTGGAGAAGGGAGGGGGTGTgggtgaggaagagaggggacggtggggtggggtgggcttGGCTGTGTGCGGGGTGAACGAGAGGTCAGCGCGTCTCACCAATATTAAAATGTGTACCGGGGACGCGGGGGTGACACGCCTCGCCCGTTAAACAAAGAGTGTGCCAAACTGGCAGATTAATTTGAAAACTTGagtccacgcacacacacacagacacgcagacacagacacacacatacacacacaacacttAATGCCTTAAAGAGACCACAGTCTCTCCAGCAGCCCTGCTCGGTCTCCCAGAAGCCCCAAACCGCTCGCTGTAACACCCGGGAAACACCACCGGGACGCAGGCGAAGGGTTCCTAAAACGCGTAACGTCGAGGACGCGGTGAACGCACGgagcgcgccgccgccgccgccgccgccgcagctcTGCGAACATGACGCGTGTTTTCGCTGGATCCTCTCTTCAAACCCGACCCGGTTGTTGCTCCAGTAGTTTTGGCACCGTCGGCGAGCGTGTGCGTCCatctgcgtgtgcacgtgagtCGTGCCGTCCGCGGAAATGACAGctacacttttttttcccccctcaagaTATCACGAAGAGTCACGAAGAAGTCACcaaattcaaaaaaaaaaaaaaaaacctgtggcGTTGAAGGCGCAGAATGAACTGAGACTTGCCTTTGCGGAGACTAATGGAAAGTAGCAGTTGGTTTGTTCgacagctgaaggagaagatcaACGGAGAAGAAAATGCCTAACTgcggggaggaaaaaaataaggcTGAGTCGTCGTTACTACGGTAACGCCAAAAAATGAGGGATCCGCGAGCTACAGAGAAGTGAGTTGAATTTTTTTTCAAGAAGCTTGAAACGGCTttgtagaggaagaagatgggTGATTTGCGTTTGGTGGTGTGTATGTGCGCGTTCCCCAGCGCaccgtgtgtgtatgtggcagGTGCTTTGGCCATACTGGGAGCAAGAAGACAGTCACGTGTTAAAGGAGCTGCGGCAGAGCCCACTCCTCCTTCCCTGCTCAATTTCTGACGTTTTCGTTTTTATAATAGCTAAATACGTTTTAAATGTTATTGTTCAAGGGCTATTTCCGTCGTGTTTGTAACCCGTTCTCATTTTAATGCTAAAAATTCTCCCCCTATCAATTCGAAATAGTGTATTAAACTATTGTTATATAGAAATTGGTGCATTCAATCCATTTTTGATCACTTTTAGGGGGGCTGTATTCAAAAGCTACATGTTTGAGCTGCTGTTGTGGGTGAAGGCAAGGTTGTAGCTTGTggaaggttaaaggtcatgcTGTAGAACTTTCTCCTAAGACCCTTTAAGCTATTTCAGACCAATATTCATATCTTATGAAAAAGAACCATTGCTTtgccatattttattttaaagtttcaaTGTCTGTCTAAGATTTTCAACACATACTAAAATCAGACTGAATTTGGGCGTGTTTGTTGTGGTTTGCGTCCTCATGcagcttccttttttctttattttcttttcgttggccacacacacacacacacacacacgagtcaCCATGAGCCACGGTAATTTtggctgtttctttttctctgctttggtCAGTGTCCCATGTCTGCCAATAAAAATGGCTGTAGAATAAAGGCTCCATTCCACAGGGAGCATGTAGCATCTTTGCGTGGCTGCGGggtccagctcctctgctcaaCACATGCTAATCTTTTCGCAGATTATGATCACAGGCCTGTTGAAATAGGCTATAAAGATCTGATTCATTTCAGCAAATAGAATTGAAACATTTGGTCACAAGCAAAATACAATTGAcctctttttccttcatttgaaGATCAAATTCCTGACTTACATTGCTTTGGCCATAAAGCTAAAGCTTTTTTATTCAACTGTTACCTCCCTGCTGCTTCTATTTCTGGGCACCGTGACAAGCTGCAGGCTGCTAGTCTGCCTCCTGCATACCGAGATGGTTCTACCAGTCCTATAGTTAGAGCAACGACCCCACAAAATGTAttccagaaaacacatttagGCTAGTGCTTGCCACACGGAGAGAGAGGCCTGTGCAGCACTTCATTTGCACCCCCTCGCCTACACACTTTGCATGACAATCACCAGGAGAATAGATCTTGACGTATTTTTCAAACTGCACAAAGGAGCAAAACCACATTTTTCATCTCGTCCTACATTGGCTTTTTCACCTCGGTCATATTTCAGGACGATGACAAGTGCGGTCGCTGCAGATAATGAGGCCGTTTAACCCTTcgtgttcattttaattttcttattGTGGCTATAAGGGTGCTATTAAAATATCTATTATAACATACagttcttttaaaatgatgaaCACAAAAGGCAGCCAGGACAACCTGACAGATGGTTATTCCTAATACATGATGTTTCACATCTTTTTTGCATTAAATTTGATTCTAAATGTCTCCGGATGCAATCTGAAATCTCACCGTCCTTTTTTAGTTATATTTTAATGAATCCACTTGAGAGATACATTTCAGAAGTAATCCCAAGCAGAGAGAGACACTTATGCAGTTAATTTCAGCAGTTTGAACAACAAACTAAATTTGTGGGCCTCAGATGAGCCAAACCTGTTAAATAGTGAAGCTACTGTGAAGTTATTTATTTACTCATCCCTCTGCCCCTCTGAATATTTTATTGCTTTACTTACTTTCTCCCACCCTGCTCTGTTTTAAAAGCAAACCTTTCAGCCTGGCAGGGAAGCTTGAGCTCGTTAGTGTTTGTGCTGTAAACCAAATTGACCCGTAATAAAAACCATATGTTTACATCCACATCAGTATCAGATTGCATTCTttagactgtgtgtgtatgtgtgtgtgtgtgtgtgtgtgtgtgttctacagtTACCACAGTGGTCCTTCGCCTCCTGAGAGGCGAGAATTCATGATGTTTGACTAAATGAACACCGTGCCGTAGAAAGGGATTCCGTTGgtaaaaatatctttttttaaataggtCTTTTCAGATGCCTTTTCAGCTTTGTCGATATTATATTTCAGGACACATTGGAGGGGATAATTTAGTCTGCTTTTATCTGATTACACCTGAGTTTGCGCAGCTCTTTGTTTGGCGCGTTGACCTTTacggcagccagaaacacaATGAGCTGAGGGTGCCGTGAATGGCTGCTGCTGACAAACTtgacagagggaggggaagtgcagcagtCAGACTCAACACACCTTGATCGATACCTGGGTGACCTGTGGCAAAGCATAGGTCAAGGTGACACGTATACGCCCAGACTTGTGCATAGAATGTTGCAGGAGTCAGACCGTTTTGGGATGATTCTTGCAGCTAAACACAGGAAAAAAGGGACAAtatctaaaacaacaaaatacaaTTAGTGTCTAAAAATCCCCAAGattaatatatataaaacaaacCCACAAATTTGTACTTtacgtgtttgtttgttgtaaCAAGCTCAGGCAGAGAAATGTGTAGaatatttattgttaaaaaaaaatttcaagTATGTGTGTATGCATCTCTgagaaagactttttaaaaatgaacttAAACCAGAGTTTTAGGAGAGACTTTGAGTCATTTGCCACAGTGAAGGGACgcttattcatttattcattgctccatccatttttcactCCAATCATTCAGAACATTTTAATAGGACCGTGTTTCTCCTGCCAAAccatttgtcttttctttcattaaattCTGCTCGTTCTCTCAGAAAGGTATACGCTTGGTCTTGCCAAGTTCCcccccttttgtttttttctttttaattgtatTACTTCTATAATTGAAGTTCAAATTTGTGTGCCTATTTGGCATATAAAAAAACTTTAATAATATTTCGTTTTGAATTTATGAAATAAAATAGTAGCATTTATTTCCATGCTTCTTAAAACGAATTACAGAAATGAAACACTTGTTATAGTTGAAAAGATTAGATCAAATATTATCGAACAAATTATCACATTTCGGAATCGCTAGTTTATTTAAATCACGTTTACCGGTCAAATAAAGAATTACCAGTTTAATGCACACAGCCGTTTAATTAGGCCTTATTTTTACAAATATGATTTATTGGAATTTAttcctttctcttttcttctcgcGCAGTTTGTTGCCgcttcagctccaccagcacGTCGTCGTTTTAGGGATTGCATCACttttaagaaataaaaatgtaataatatttaataattcaaTACCGTTATTTTGTTTACGTGAAATCAACGCAACAGTCGCCCCTGACTTCCCGGAAGTGTCACCGCATTTTAACTTTATTTCCCAGATCCCCCACCTGCAGTGCAGAGGTGAGGGGTCAGAGACTGTAAAGATGGATATTCCAGTGTGGCTGCCGCGGGGAGTTTATGGTGGCAATAATATCCATCGACGGTGTAAACGCGTCCCTCCAGAGAGCCACTGTCTTCTATATCTACCCTGTAGATCCGGATTTGTGTAAAAATCATTAAAGCAATCACAAATTCGCTTCTAGGGGAGTATATAGTGGATTTATACACGACGGCAGCGATGGAACCAAGGTAGAAGggaattatttttaatttcctctACGTCACACCTTTATTTGTTGTAGTTTTTGTTATAAATGTATTAATggtaggtaaaaaaaaatgtgattcatcaaagaaaataattgtttttttcttaaacataGAACAAATGGCGTCTATTTGTGCACTTTATTGATGGTTATTCGATGCCGCGGCTCATgtttgaaagggaaaaaaatactgctggtgtgtgtttcatcGCTGAAGTGAAGGAAACTCATTTCAAGTTTGCTGCAATTTATTTTTTCGATCGTCACAGTCGCAGCAGTTTTAAAGGCCAAGCCCAGGTTGAATTGgagtcttttatttattatttgtctTGATGAAAAATGATGCGGCCGACTTTACTCTTCATCCAAGAAGGCGcactggggggtggggaggagaggggggtgggggggggggggggggggggggggggggtgtggaaGGTCGATTTATACACGGTCAATTTTCTGGAAACAAAGGCCTCGGATATCTCCATCAACTTGTCTGCTCCGTGTGCGCGCACCTTTAATGCAGGGAAGTGCACATGTTTGCACGTTTGTGGGGTTTGGGGCCTAAATTAAAATTGAAAAACTGCTGTATAAGCGTATTATTTAAGGGATTATTATAAACATTCATGTGTGCTATAGAAATTCGTTTTTgttatgtttatttaaaaagataaaatattGACGCCAGGGACTGGAAACTGTACTATTATGTCGAtatttgggaaaaaaacaaaccaaaaaaagcaGCCTTTACATATGTGGGGGCTGCATAAAGGTGAAGAAGCCTCTGTTGGTGGAAAACAAAGAGCGTCACTCGGTGCAGTAATGTATAGCTCAAGGGCAAAACCAGTCACGCAATATGGATCGGACATATGGTCCCACCATGGCTAAATAATGGCAAAACCAGGCATAGCCTGTTTGTTCATGCACAGCAAATGAAGGTCTACCTGAGGGTGTATTACTATGCAAAACGAGTTGAATATGGAACAGGCGCGTGTCGGAGCAACAGGGTTTAGcgaggagaaggagaagtggTGCTGGGATTTTAATGCAAAGACCTGCTGGTGATTTAGGAGGCCGTGCAACCTGAATTAGTTGATGAATTTTCTATCGATCCTAAACAAGGCAGATTTATCTctgacatgctgctgctgctgctgctgctgggtggcAGCCCAACAGGCCACTTCTCCACTCCCCGTTATTAGCgatttaagaaaaagaaaaaagaaagagggctTTGGCAAGCACGTCTGCGCACACACCCAAATATATACGCAAAGGGTGGCGCAGGCGCCACTTTAAATCCCCCCGAGCACCATTTTCTCTTGTTCTTGTATCTCGACTTTTTTATTTGAAGTTCCAGTCACGGTAAAGGGTTCGTTAGCAATGAAAGAGCACTTGTCATCTGCACTGTACTCTGCTGCTCGTGCGTGTCTGAGCGCGTTCTTGTAACTTTGTTCTAGTTTTACCTGTTTCTATCGCAGAATACATGTGTATCCAAATAGTAAAGATAGAGGGAGTGGtcatttgtgtgtgcatgtgtgtgtgtgtgtgtgtgtgtgtgtgtgtgtgtgtgtgtgtgtgtgtgtgtgtgtgtgtgtgtgtagggggaaGTGTATTGTAAAACCATGAACACCCTCAGACTGTGGCCATATGATGATGCGCGTGTGGGGGCCGTGTGTATACGCTTAATCCCATTTCCTTATCCGGGGACCGTTTAGGAGCCACGCCATTGGCTTGTCCTCGTCACGTGGCTTCTTAACTTTGTTCACTTGACAGAAAAGTAGGAGGGTTCAACGGAACAGGAATAAGCGAAGAGTAAAGGGATGAGATATAAATTTTAGTTATATATTTTCCGAGTAGGTGCAATTCCACAAAAAGACTGAAATTAATGGCCATGAGCTCCTATTTGATCAACTCCAACTATGTGGACCCGAAGTTCCCACCGTGCGAGGAATACTCACAGAGCGACTATCTGCCCAACCACTCTCCGGACTATTACAGCTCCCAGAGGCAGGAGCCTGCTGCTTTTCAGCCGGACTCTCtctaccaccaccacccacaccagcagcagcgagcCGAGCCGCCTTACACGCAGTGCCAGCGCGCAGGGCAGCCCGCCTCCGTAGTCATGTCCCCGCGGGGTCATGTCCTACCCCCGTCCGGACTCCAGACCACTCCAGTGCCGGAGCAAAGTCACCGCTGCGAGTCGGTGACACCCAGCCCGCCTCCGCCGCCGTCTTGCGGCCAAACGCCCCACAGTCAGGGCGCGTCGTCTCCCGCCAGCACCCGTAAAGACCCCGTGGTTTATCCGTGGATGAAGAAAGTCCATGTGAACATCGGTAAGTGCCACAGGCaaacttcttcctctctctcccctctctctctcgttcgCTGCGCCTTTGTACTGCATGCTGCTGTTCGCCATGCACTCTTCAAGGTGTCCACCGTTAAAATCTACGGCTTAACCTCCCTGTTTTCTCTTACAAGTAGATGAGTAGCCTGTGGGTCAAGATTTACGATCGTCTGTTTGCAAGGCCAATATAATTACACCCTCCATAAATTTTTATTACACCTCTTCGCTGAGGTGCCTTTTGAAGTCCTATCTCGGGCTCATCTACTCTTAATTCCTCGCCTTATGACAACTCCAACCGAGCCCATAAGTTAGCTTTTATGCTCTGgtaatttgattttaagtggTCGGGTTGTATAAACGGTGTACTTTACTTTGCGGAGCCTTCGTGGTTCCAGCAGAGGCGAAGTTTTAtggcagctgaaatattcatgtttaTAGAGGCAGTCGTAAAATACTAATGTGAAACCGTAAAGCTCAAGTTTGTTATGGCTCCTCTGTAGTGCTGCGGACGCGCAGCCTATTGCGCTCTGGCGTAACCGAAGCGCATTTTCGCGCAGCGAGCGAGCAGCACGTTAGCAGCCAACATGTACGTCTCTATACCGAGCAATCGACTTCAATTGTATACGTTCCTCTGTTTGAGCTACCCTGCAGCCGAGGTGCAGTTCTCTTGCTGTATTCTGCGTTTGAATCATTACCCATTCGGCAATTCGGCTCCGTCGTGCAACAGCTGCACCCCCACAAGCAGTTTATGCAAGATAGACAATTCTCCCACCCTGATTTTTAGACCGTGACAAGCCGGCATAAGATCACTATCAGGGAAAACGACCTGCACTTTTCTATGTATTGCTGTCTCGTTGTTACTGTCGTCTGTTGATATTTTCCGGGATTCCTCTTGCGTGCGCGGACGTGTCAGAACAGCTGCAGTTTTACGCCTTGAAGCGCAAACGCGGACTCGGTTTCCTCTTATATCACAACATTAGGACACCGGGGTCACACCGGCAGCACTGCGGGGATTTCCACCGCCACCAGGCCTAAAAATGACTTTTGACAATGTATTTATGACAAACACcgcaatgaaaacaaaaaaaatcctgttttcaGATACGCCGCGTCATAAAAGAGCGTTATCATCGTGATGCAACGTTATTTTCATTATAGTAGATAAAGTGAtcacttctttctttttattcctgcTGTGACATTGGATTTATAGCTTAATGGTTTCATTGTAAATAGCTGAATAAAATATAATTCAGGGTTAGTGTAAATTTAGCGCGAGACGATGTTCCCGGGCTCCGAttcataaatataaaaacatcGTTATTATGCATTTTCGTATTCTTTACATGCAAGAATTAGCACAGTCAGGTGAAGCAAATTCGATTTTATTGTGTGCACTGTTGTGTTTAAGGAACGTCTGATG from Takifugu rubripes chromosome 5, fTakRub1.2, whole genome shotgun sequence includes the following:
- the hoxb4a gene encoding homeobox protein Hox-B4a, with translation MAMSSYLINSNYVDPKFPPCEEYSQSDYLPNHSPDYYSSQRQEPAAFQPDSLYHHHPHQQQRAEPPYTQCQRAGQPASVVMSPRGHVLPPSGLQTTPVPEQSHRCESVTPSPPPPPSCGQTPHSQGASSPASTRKDPVVYPWMKKVHVNIVSSNYTGGEPKRSRTAYTRQQVLELEKEFHYNRYLTRRRRVEIAHTLCLSERQIKIWFQNRRMKWKKDHKLPNTKVRSGSTNTNSQVLTGSQNRTGPL